A window of the Streptomyces formicae genome harbors these coding sequences:
- a CDS encoding ATP/GTP-binding protein, whose product MTDLLTLNPLTPLHETVRRPLYTETTTSQALYLPIAPPTLGTAGAVIGRELYSGKAFIYCPFSAFGDGLPGGNAIVMGDTGRGKSALTKTYTARQIRLGRKVVVLDTKEQKEREEGEWAALGRSLTGKAPIKFTPGGGCDASCINPMDPAIAGKRQIELVRTIVELGLGRALDEFAGSALRLAIRRAHQRANDAGRTPVLADVAAALRAPEESDATAKQRTRDELLNDGLEASYVLDRLCGTDQDATGDLIGILDGPTSLGVDLDADMVVFDLTKVPSGGVAMTILVAVIAVFLEEVWLRPVCECGTEPSQHERQIVDVNSGAWELGPNPESGCRRYTQRKRILVCEEAWHILGTPQLASLLEKFLKFARGYGLSCIFIVHHLSDIDDSPETQAALKMADTIIVYSMKKSEAEDTVRRLGLPGWTAEHITRLRRGIALWVVGEVIYPGVQHLLTEAEQHLCFSSGSMADLTNTSPDPE is encoded by the coding sequence ATGACCGACCTCCTCACCCTCAACCCGCTGACCCCGCTGCACGAAACCGTCCGGCGCCCGCTCTACACCGAGACCACAACCAGCCAGGCCCTCTACCTGCCCATCGCCCCGCCCACCCTGGGCACGGCCGGCGCCGTCATCGGCCGTGAGTTGTACTCGGGCAAGGCGTTCATCTACTGCCCTTTCAGCGCCTTCGGTGACGGCCTGCCCGGCGGCAACGCGATCGTCATGGGCGACACCGGCCGCGGCAAGAGTGCCCTCACCAAGACCTACACCGCCCGGCAGATCCGCTTGGGCAGGAAGGTCGTCGTCCTCGACACGAAGGAACAGAAGGAGCGCGAGGAAGGCGAGTGGGCCGCGCTGGGCCGGTCCCTGACAGGAAAGGCACCGATCAAGTTCACGCCCGGCGGTGGCTGCGACGCCTCCTGCATCAACCCGATGGACCCCGCCATCGCGGGCAAACGACAGATCGAACTCGTGCGGACGATCGTGGAGCTCGGCCTGGGGCGGGCCCTGGACGAGTTCGCCGGCTCCGCCCTGCGTCTGGCGATCCGCCGAGCCCACCAGCGCGCCAACGATGCCGGGCGCACGCCGGTCCTGGCGGACGTCGCCGCCGCGCTCCGGGCTCCCGAAGAGTCGGACGCCACCGCCAAGCAGCGCACCCGGGACGAACTCCTCAACGACGGACTCGAAGCCTCCTACGTCCTGGACCGGCTGTGCGGTACAGATCAGGACGCCACCGGGGATCTGATCGGGATACTCGACGGCCCGACCAGCCTGGGCGTCGATCTCGACGCCGACATGGTCGTCTTCGACCTGACCAAGGTCCCGTCCGGTGGCGTCGCCATGACCATCCTCGTCGCGGTGATCGCCGTGTTCCTTGAGGAAGTCTGGCTGCGGCCGGTGTGCGAGTGCGGCACGGAACCGAGCCAGCACGAACGCCAGATCGTGGACGTGAACTCCGGCGCCTGGGAGCTCGGCCCCAACCCGGAATCGGGATGCCGCCGCTACACGCAGCGCAAGCGCATCCTCGTGTGCGAGGAAGCCTGGCACATCCTTGGAACTCCCCAACTCGCATCTCTGCTAGAGAAGTTCCTCAAGTTCGCCCGTGGCTACGGGCTCTCCTGCATCTTCATCGTCCACCACCTGAGCGACATCGACGACAGCCCGGAGACGCAGGCCGCGCTGAAGATGGCGGACACCATCATCGTCTACTCGATGAAGAAATCCGAAGCAGAGGACACCGTCCGGCGCCTCGGCCTGCCCGGCTGGACCGCCGAGCACATCACGCGCCTGCGTCGCGGCATCGCCCTCTGGGTTGTCGGCGAAGTGATCTACCCCGGCGTGCAGCACCTCCTCACCGAGGCCGAGCAGCACCTGTGCTTCTCCTCCGGCTCCATGGCGGACTTGACCAACACCTCCCCGGACCCGGAATGA
- a CDS encoding type IV secretory system conjugative DNA transfer family protein produces MQHTLDPFDFGYSLGVSQRPKGIPLWSRADKACRVIGPMGSGKTLRFFAPTIRRWAGPVLATSTKPDLVELTLDARQREGRAVLVFDPQNIAPSLPRLRWSPLTGASGTEIAMMRAKALVAGSRTPGSAAQSSEGSSFYKGQAAKVLAALLHAAALDGAGLDQFLKWARNFTDPAPLSILAAHPGAGPGWADMLRTSTTGDSRTVGNTAVTLDAALEPLMHESVIQALQGKDEEPTDFSEFLDAGGTIYLLGKDSEVNSIAPLTTAVTEDLLDIAEAHAIASPAGRLDPALLAALDEAPNIAPIPSLRQRVADGRGRGITVIYGLQGWASARARFGEDTANELASFTNHVVVFGGAKDPVFLRDMSELCGQVERVRTTKTTSSGDRGGESTATHVALEPVLRSDEIKALDAGHALVLADNLPPVITRLDGMWTWDSWSEIEGHVHALRRANEKERLRQAAEKKSRAEAHAAAWARRQGAAAA; encoded by the coding sequence ATGCAACACACGCTCGACCCGTTTGACTTCGGCTACTCGCTGGGTGTCTCCCAGCGCCCGAAGGGCATACCTCTGTGGTCACGCGCGGACAAGGCTTGCCGCGTCATCGGCCCCATGGGCAGCGGCAAGACGCTGCGCTTCTTCGCCCCGACCATCCGCCGGTGGGCTGGCCCCGTCCTCGCCACCTCCACGAAGCCGGATCTCGTGGAACTCACCCTGGACGCGCGGCAGCGTGAGGGTCGAGCGGTGCTGGTCTTCGACCCGCAGAACATCGCGCCGTCGCTGCCCCGGCTCCGCTGGTCGCCGCTCACCGGAGCGTCGGGAACCGAGATCGCCATGATGCGGGCCAAAGCGCTCGTCGCTGGATCCCGCACCCCGGGGTCCGCAGCCCAGTCCTCTGAGGGCAGTTCCTTCTACAAGGGGCAGGCGGCGAAGGTCTTGGCCGCGCTCCTGCACGCCGCCGCTCTCGACGGAGCCGGCCTCGACCAATTCCTCAAGTGGGCGCGGAATTTCACCGACCCGGCCCCGCTCAGCATCCTTGCCGCTCACCCTGGCGCCGGCCCCGGCTGGGCAGACATGCTCCGCACCTCGACCACGGGCGACAGCAGGACCGTCGGCAACACGGCGGTCACGCTGGACGCGGCCCTGGAGCCGCTCATGCACGAGTCGGTGATCCAAGCCCTCCAGGGCAAGGACGAGGAGCCCACCGACTTCAGCGAGTTCCTCGACGCGGGCGGCACTATCTACCTGCTGGGCAAAGACTCGGAGGTCAACTCCATCGCGCCCTTGACCACGGCCGTGACGGAAGACCTCCTGGACATCGCAGAGGCACACGCCATCGCCTCTCCCGCCGGGCGCCTCGATCCCGCCCTCCTGGCCGCGCTCGATGAAGCGCCGAACATCGCGCCCATTCCGTCGCTGCGACAGCGTGTCGCCGACGGACGCGGTCGCGGCATCACCGTGATCTACGGCCTCCAGGGCTGGGCCTCCGCACGCGCCCGTTTTGGCGAGGACACCGCGAACGAGCTGGCCTCCTTCACGAACCATGTCGTTGTCTTCGGCGGCGCGAAGGATCCCGTCTTCCTGCGAGACATGTCCGAGCTCTGTGGTCAGGTCGAACGCGTCCGGACAACCAAGACGACGTCCAGTGGCGACCGTGGGGGCGAATCCACCGCGACGCACGTGGCCCTCGAACCCGTTCTACGCAGTGACGAGATCAAGGCCCTGGATGCGGGCCACGCGCTCGTCCTGGCGGACAACCTGCCTCCAGTGATCACCCGCCTCGACGGCATGTGGACCTGGGATTCGTGGTCTGAGATCGAAGGCCACGTTCACGCTCTCCGTCGGGCGAACGAGAAGGAACGGCTCCGGCAGGCTGCTGAGAAGAAGAGCCGGGCCGAAGCCCACGCTGCCGCTTGGGCGCGCCGTCAGGGAGCTGCTGCCGCATGA
- a CDS encoding WbqC family protein → MSALPVRSCAIHQPNLLPRLSTLAKLYAADIWVVLDDVQFVRRDYQHRARLAFLDNPQQHQWLSVETHLPHGRATLIRDAQLAYPQRAARRLGQLPAQHYRASPYWQLLHTALEPVARTVAETAGTAAVAEGTTRALLNLLGWRGTVVRSSDLTASKDRSARLADLTTAVGADTYLCGTGGMRYLDRHPFMERQLNVRAFRPPVAAEGLWTGAAKITALWALAAYGPNCVGAAFNDLRTATT, encoded by the coding sequence GTGAGCGCGCTGCCGGTGCGTTCGTGCGCGATCCATCAACCCAACCTGCTGCCCCGCCTTTCCACTCTGGCGAAGCTCTACGCTGCTGACATCTGGGTGGTCCTCGACGACGTACAGTTCGTCCGCCGCGACTACCAGCACCGTGCCCGCCTCGCCTTTCTCGACAACCCGCAGCAGCATCAGTGGCTGTCTGTCGAAACTCATCTCCCGCACGGCCGAGCAACGTTGATCCGCGATGCTCAACTCGCGTACCCGCAGCGCGCCGCTCGCCGTCTCGGCCAATTGCCCGCGCAGCACTACCGTGCCAGCCCCTACTGGCAGTTGCTGCATACCGCGCTCGAACCCGTTGCCCGCACCGTCGCCGAGACCGCCGGCACCGCGGCCGTTGCTGAGGGCACCACCCGTGCCCTGCTGAACCTCCTAGGTTGGCGCGGCACCGTCGTGCGCAGTAGCGACCTCACCGCTTCGAAGGACCGCTCAGCACGTCTGGCCGACCTCACCACCGCCGTCGGCGCCGACACGTACCTCTGCGGCACTGGTGGTATGCGGTATCTGGACCGTCACCCCTTCATGGAGCGGCAACTCAACGTTCGCGCATTCCGCCCGCCCGTAGCTGCCGAGGGCCTTTGGACCGGAGCGGCGAAGATCACTGCTCTGTGGGCACTCGCCGCGTACGGACCGAACTGCGTGGGTGCCGCGTTTAATGACCTGCGCACGGCTACCACCTGA
- a CDS encoding DUF6238 family protein gives MTALTLDPAALPTYGYTVRDDIDRLHADFLVLAQRAARLAAVLDRGDYSAAGGCIRAAVGHVWRAAEDLHTAFHHAPPRCAGPDASLARLCGRRMRYLAARVAKKGE, from the coding sequence ATGACGGCTCTAACCCTCGACCCCGCCGCGCTCCCGACGTACGGATACACCGTGCGGGACGACATCGACCGGCTTCACGCCGACTTCCTCGTCCTCGCTCAGCGCGCCGCCCGGCTCGCCGCCGTGCTGGACCGCGGCGACTACTCCGCCGCTGGCGGATGCATCCGCGCCGCCGTCGGCCACGTGTGGCGGGCAGCGGAGGACCTCCACACTGCCTTCCACCACGCACCGCCGCGCTGTGCCGGTCCGGACGCCTCACTCGCCCGCCTGTGCGGCCGGCGGATGCGCTACCTCGCCGCTCGCGTGGCGAAGAAGGGCGAGTGA
- a CDS encoding RHS repeat-associated core domain-containing protein gives MTDPVGETARYRYDEAGNRLGIDRYPSTELSVLSLVPLRAQADATVTLSGTGFGTAPASNTVTFGSKSAEVVSASATRLTVKVPQGAGNGKVSVTVSGTTVQSPEAFTLASPGPTIAGVAPTSGAAGAEVVLTGSGFAAALTDNVVRFGGGLVAEVKSQTGTTLTVVVPPGAATGPIAVETPDGTAASVDSFRVVSGGGGQVESSEITSVTDTTPPTVSVTTPGNLAQVLFDADAGADIGFGFTASTFNSSVGVKLVDPQGNTVRESTFGGGTADWEAADLPVSGTYTLLLTPGSSNLGQVTVTVSKTLGGALTFDGPTGTVVLNRAGQDGRWSFDAQAGQSLSIGVDAAQMANYVRGTLYLPDGTASQFLTVPNGEGRSLDVDALPQTGTYTLAMDPDEAATGTLAVTVSRYLDAGVLDPAGAAKTVTLARPGQDGVATFAGSAGQFVNLGVAGTTVPSYASIEIRRPDGSVLDSFTSTPDRDANWDSPALAVSGTYTVRVVPKYIETGSVALTLSVPMQFGALTVGGAALTATVTRAGQDAHGTFTAAVGGDFTLDLTGNSFTKYIAVSVIAPSGTKIVNEYFVYAQQPGTITFRDVPEAGTYRVVVNPSSLATGSVMLQLKTAALAARTTQNPVVARYSDRIPCLAGLDTSSLGWDLRAERCWTQSEAEQSGTSAQQAATRPEAGKTTTPAKTTGIVPTGPDAWQPAKANLAGRDWITARSSAPKAPPALRAPPGSTALTGRVLKLDGKPLAKVTVTVGRKTTRTDTQGRFLLTGISPDATTVIVDGTSANTKQRHYGRFDIRIHPKTGQSVDLGFPVWMSPLDTRHTVRFDAPAKTDVVLTTPKIPGLEVRIPKGSVVRDEKGKPVTELGITAIPIDRAPFPLPKNSVIPVYFTVQPGGTYVFPKGAQIIYPNYTREAPGTRVEFMDYDPKKKGWYVYGHGQVSADGRQVVPDAKTRVWAFHGAMFNTGVLPPWLTGWLKDALDWLSGDPVELSTGMLTDSRTDLAVSDPRGSAEVTRAYWQGDTHKRAFGIGRDLIYNAFLHSQEQYKEVDLYLPGGAKVHYTRTSPGTGYTDAVFEPAGTPSEFRGTKIAWNGKSGWDLTFRDGTVWVFPQYAPLQEIRDRHGNTTRITRLDGTKGDITQVTTPGGRWVSFTYDANHRVTQARDNTGRTTGYTYDTAGRLETVTDPAGKASRYTYDGTSNRIATATDARGITYMTNTFHADGRVKEQTLTEGQKYTFEYTQNGSGQVTSATVTQPGGSVRRVEFDTDGYGVKDTEAYGTSLARATTYQRGGTDHRIDAVVDPYGRRTKLTYNANGHITSTTELEGTPQARPSGTVAFDGSFDQPTRITDPLGNPTTLTYDTDGNLDTVTDPENRVTKLDFLSDGQIQKLTDAADAVTEYAYRNGGLVSVKDAEGRTSGQFLDAAGRPTLLTDEAGAATTVTYDKLNQTRSVTDPLGHAISFGYDDNGNLTTLTDARNNATTWTYDQADRPKTATDPLGSTAGFEYHPAGQVSKVTNRLGQVATADYDLLGRATTTKYGVDLAGQAESTVAYAYDTVDLPKTLTDTTAGTQSFIYDVYDRLKAVTGPTGTVGYDYDAADRRKEMTAAGTTTTYGYDKSDLLTSIITGSQSITFGLDTVGREKTANLPGGITRTTGYDKTGIIKTIAYARGTTPIGDLTYTRDGRGLQTGLTGTLASIAIPAAETGAVFGKDNRLTTFNGRTFTYDNEGQLTNDGQRTYTWNARGQLTGLTQTGGSTAAFGYDPLGTRTSKTLAGTTHKYLTDASNPHIEQNSSGETAATVTASGLDEYLTRTENGQTQVYLTDALGTVVGLANQDGTIATRYTYDPYGQPTTTGTPSANPYTFTGRESDGTGLLYYRNRYYDPQTGRFISQDPIGHAGGLNLYQYALSSPTTYTDPSGNNPLLAGCVGGALFDGAFDWGIQRLSGRKVNWGQVGRAAAMGCAFGMLGAWGGLKWANRGGCNSFTPDTPVLMADGTRKPIKGIKIGDKVLATDPKTGETSSQRVTALIIGGGEKHLVDITIDSDGPKPEKLTATDGHPFWVPQLRQWVDAADLKVGQWLQTSAGTYVQVSAVSHRTEQRAVYNLTIERLHTYYALAGNTPLLVHNTRCRTLPSTNNDKYVVLGDYEDTTIAINWPDHEVLFMRNWSIDRNDEFIRGVIEKRQTVYLGTPINTKSLAGVDGFDESVYARELNQLLDAGYTFSREGTSVYDYMIPPPLG, from the coding sequence GTGACGGACCCGGTGGGGGAGACGGCGCGTTACCGGTACGACGAGGCGGGCAACCGCCTCGGCATCGACCGGTATCCGTCCACCGAGTTGTCTGTGCTCTCTCTGGTGCCCCTTCGGGCGCAGGCAGATGCCACGGTGACCTTGTCCGGTACCGGCTTTGGCACGGCACCGGCGTCCAACACCGTCACCTTCGGCAGCAAGTCGGCCGAGGTCGTGTCGGCATCGGCGACCCGTCTGACGGTCAAGGTTCCGCAGGGCGCTGGCAACGGCAAGGTGTCGGTGACCGTGAGCGGCACGACCGTTCAGTCGCCGGAGGCGTTCACTCTCGCCTCGCCCGGTCCCACGATCGCCGGGGTTGCCCCGACTTCCGGGGCCGCCGGCGCGGAGGTGGTGCTCACAGGATCTGGTTTCGCGGCCGCGCTCACGGACAACGTGGTGCGGTTCGGCGGCGGCTTGGTGGCCGAGGTGAAGTCCCAGACCGGCACGACGTTGACGGTGGTGGTCCCGCCGGGCGCGGCCACGGGGCCGATCGCGGTGGAGACCCCGGATGGCACGGCTGCTTCCGTCGACAGTTTCCGTGTCGTGTCTGGTGGCGGCGGGCAGGTGGAGTCGTCGGAGATCACCTCCGTGACGGATACGACACCGCCGACGGTCTCGGTGACGACGCCGGGGAACTTGGCGCAGGTGCTCTTTGACGCGGATGCTGGGGCCGATATCGGATTCGGGTTCACCGCCTCGACGTTCAACAGCTCCGTCGGCGTGAAGTTGGTCGACCCGCAGGGCAACACGGTGCGCGAGTCGACTTTCGGTGGGGGGACCGCTGACTGGGAAGCGGCGGACCTGCCGGTCTCCGGCACCTACACGTTGCTGTTGACCCCGGGCAGCAGCAATCTGGGCCAGGTCACCGTGACCGTCTCCAAGACCCTTGGAGGCGCTCTGACATTCGACGGGCCGACCGGCACCGTGGTGCTGAACCGTGCTGGGCAGGACGGCAGGTGGAGTTTCGATGCCCAGGCCGGACAGAGCTTGAGTATCGGCGTGGACGCTGCTCAGATGGCCAATTACGTGCGCGGCACGCTGTATCTGCCGGACGGTACGGCGTCGCAGTTCCTGACGGTCCCGAACGGTGAGGGCCGCTCGCTGGATGTCGATGCGCTGCCGCAGACCGGGACCTACACGCTGGCGATGGACCCGGACGAGGCGGCCACCGGAACCTTGGCGGTGACGGTCTCCCGCTATCTCGATGCTGGGGTGCTTGATCCGGCCGGAGCGGCCAAGACGGTGACCTTGGCACGGCCGGGGCAGGACGGTGTCGCCACCTTCGCCGGCAGCGCGGGGCAGTTCGTCAATCTGGGCGTGGCGGGGACGACGGTGCCGTCGTACGCGTCGATCGAGATCCGACGTCCGGACGGCAGTGTGCTGGACTCGTTCACCTCGACGCCGGACCGGGACGCGAACTGGGACAGCCCGGCTCTGGCGGTGTCCGGCACGTACACCGTCCGGGTTGTGCCCAAGTACATCGAGACGGGATCGGTCGCCCTCACCTTGTCCGTGCCGATGCAGTTCGGTGCCCTGACGGTCGGGGGAGCGGCGCTGACTGCCACCGTTACGCGGGCCGGGCAGGACGCGCACGGCACTTTCACCGCTGCTGTCGGTGGGGACTTCACGCTGGATCTGACGGGCAACTCGTTCACGAAGTACATCGCCGTCTCGGTGATCGCCCCGTCCGGAACGAAGATCGTCAACGAATATTTCGTCTATGCGCAGCAGCCCGGCACCATCACCTTCAGGGATGTGCCCGAGGCCGGCACCTACCGGGTTGTGGTCAACCCCAGCAGCCTTGCCACCGGATCAGTGATGCTGCAACTCAAGACCGCAGCCCTGGCCGCCCGGACCACGCAGAATCCGGTCGTCGCGCGCTACTCCGACCGGATCCCGTGCCTGGCCGGCCTCGATACCAGCTCACTGGGCTGGGACCTCCGTGCGGAGCGGTGCTGGACCCAGTCAGAGGCTGAGCAGAGTGGCACGAGTGCCCAGCAGGCCGCGACGCGGCCGGAGGCCGGGAAGACCACGACACCGGCGAAGACGACGGGCATCGTGCCCACCGGCCCGGATGCGTGGCAGCCGGCGAAGGCCAATCTCGCGGGCCGCGACTGGATCACCGCACGCAGCAGTGCTCCCAAGGCGCCGCCCGCGCTGCGTGCACCGCCGGGATCCACGGCCTTGACGGGCAGGGTGCTGAAGCTGGACGGCAAGCCTCTGGCCAAGGTCACCGTCACCGTAGGCCGGAAGACGACCCGCACCGACACCCAGGGCCGGTTCCTGCTCACCGGGATCAGCCCGGACGCCACCACCGTCATCGTCGACGGGACGAGCGCGAACACCAAGCAGCGCCACTACGGTCGCTTCGACATCCGCATCCACCCCAAGACTGGCCAGTCCGTGGACCTGGGCTTCCCGGTGTGGATGAGCCCGCTCGACACCCGGCACACCGTCCGCTTCGACGCCCCCGCCAAGACGGACGTCGTGCTGACAACGCCGAAGATCCCAGGCTTGGAGGTGCGGATCCCGAAGGGTTCGGTGGTCCGGGACGAGAAGGGCAAGCCGGTCACGGAACTGGGGATCACGGCGATCCCGATCGACCGGGCCCCGTTCCCGCTGCCCAAGAACAGCGTGATCCCCGTGTACTTCACGGTGCAGCCGGGCGGCACGTACGTGTTCCCCAAGGGCGCGCAGATCATCTACCCGAACTACACCCGAGAAGCCCCCGGCACCCGGGTCGAGTTCATGGACTACGACCCGAAGAAGAAGGGTTGGTACGTCTACGGTCATGGTCAGGTTTCCGCTGATGGCCGCCAGGTCGTGCCTGATGCGAAGACCCGGGTGTGGGCCTTCCATGGCGCGATGTTCAACACCGGCGTGCTGCCGCCGTGGCTGACCGGATGGCTGAAGGACGCTCTGGACTGGCTCTCGGGCGACCCGGTCGAGCTGTCCACCGGCATGCTTACCGACTCCCGCACCGACCTCGCCGTCTCCGACCCGCGCGGCTCTGCTGAAGTCACCCGCGCCTACTGGCAGGGCGACACCCACAAGCGGGCCTTCGGTATCGGCCGGGACCTGATCTACAACGCCTTCCTCCACTCGCAGGAGCAGTACAAGGAAGTCGACCTGTACCTTCCGGGCGGTGCGAAGGTTCACTACACCCGCACCTCACCAGGCACCGGATACACCGACGCGGTCTTCGAACCTGCCGGTACTCCGTCCGAATTCCGCGGCACGAAGATCGCCTGGAACGGCAAGAGCGGCTGGGACCTCACCTTCCGCGACGGCACCGTCTGGGTCTTCCCCCAGTACGCGCCCCTCCAGGAGATTCGCGACCGGCACGGCAACACCACCAGGATCACCCGGCTGGACGGCACCAAGGGCGACATCACCCAGGTCACGACCCCCGGCGGGCGCTGGGTGAGCTTCACCTACGACGCGAACCACCGAGTGACTCAAGCCCGGGACAACACCGGCCGCACCACCGGCTACACCTACGACACGGCGGGCCGTCTGGAGACGGTGACCGACCCGGCCGGCAAGGCCAGTCGCTACACCTACGACGGCACCTCGAACCGGATCGCCACGGCGACCGACGCCCGCGGCATCACCTACATGACCAACACGTTCCACGCGGACGGGCGGGTCAAGGAGCAGACGCTCACCGAGGGTCAGAAGTACACCTTCGAATACACCCAGAACGGGTCCGGGCAGGTCACCTCGGCCACGGTCACTCAGCCGGGTGGCTCGGTGCGCCGGGTCGAGTTCGACACGGACGGCTACGGCGTCAAGGACACCGAGGCCTACGGCACAAGCCTCGCCCGCGCGACGACCTATCAGCGCGGCGGCACGGATCACCGCATCGACGCGGTCGTCGACCCCTATGGCCGCCGTACGAAGCTGACGTACAACGCCAACGGCCACATCACCTCCACGACCGAGCTCGAGGGAACCCCGCAGGCACGTCCCTCGGGAACGGTCGCCTTCGACGGCTCCTTCGATCAGCCGACACGGATCACCGATCCCCTCGGCAACCCCACCACCCTCACCTACGACACCGACGGCAATCTCGACACCGTCACCGACCCCGAGAACCGCGTCACCAAGCTGGACTTCCTCTCCGACGGCCAGATCCAGAAGCTGACCGACGCCGCCGACGCGGTCACCGAATACGCCTACCGCAACGGCGGCCTCGTCTCGGTCAAGGACGCCGAGGGCCGCACCAGCGGCCAGTTCCTCGACGCCGCCGGGCGGCCGACCCTCCTGACCGACGAAGCAGGCGCGGCCACCACCGTCACCTACGACAAGCTCAACCAGACCCGCAGTGTGACCGATCCACTCGGCCACGCGATCAGTTTCGGCTACGACGACAACGGCAACCTCACCACCCTCACCGACGCCCGCAACAACGCCACCACGTGGACGTACGACCAGGCCGACCGGCCCAAGACCGCCACCGACCCGCTGGGATCCACTGCTGGCTTTGAGTACCACCCAGCCGGGCAGGTCTCGAAGGTCACCAACCGCTTGGGCCAGGTCGCCACCGCCGACTACGACCTCCTCGGCCGCGCGACCACTACGAAGTACGGCGTCGATCTCGCCGGCCAGGCTGAGTCCACGGTCGCCTACGCCTACGACACGGTCGACCTGCCCAAGACCCTCACCGACACCACGGCTGGGACGCAGTCCTTTATCTACGACGTCTACGACCGGCTCAAGGCTGTCACTGGTCCGACGGGCACGGTCGGCTACGACTACGACGCCGCCGACCGCCGCAAGGAGATGACGGCGGCCGGCACCACCACGACCTACGGCTACGACAAATCTGACCTGCTCACCAGCATCATCACCGGCAGCCAGAGCATCACCTTCGGCCTCGACACGGTGGGCCGGGAGAAGACCGCGAACCTGCCCGGCGGCATCACCCGCACCACTGGCTACGACAAGACCGGCATCATCAAGACCATCGCCTACGCCCGCGGCACCACTCCGATTGGCGACCTGACCTACACCCGCGACGGCCGCGGCCTGCAGACAGGCCTCACCGGCACCCTCGCCAGCATCGCCATCCCGGCCGCCGAAACCGGCGCGGTCTTCGGCAAGGACAACCGCCTCACCACCTTCAACGGCCGCACCTTTACCTACGACAACGAAGGCCAACTCACCAACGACGGCCAGCGCACCTACACCTGGAACGCCCGCGGCCAGCTCACCGGCCTGACCCAGACCGGAGGATCGACAGCCGCCTTCGGCTACGACCCGCTCGGCACCCGCACCAGCAAGACCCTCGCCGGCACCACGCACAAGTACCTCACCGACGCCTCCAACCCTCACATCGAGCAGAACAGTTCCGGAGAGACCGCGGCCACCGTGACCGCCTCTGGCCTCGACGAGTACCTCACCCGCACCGAGAACGGCCAGACCCAGGTCTACCTCACCGACGCTCTTGGCACCGTCGTCGGCCTCGCCAACCAAGACGGCACCATCGCCACCCGCTACACCTACGACCCCTACGGCCAGCCCACCACCACCGGCACCCCCTCCGCGAACCCCTACACCTTCACGGGCCGGGAGAGTGACGGAACTGGTCTGCTCTACTACCGCAACCGCTACTACGACCCTCAAACCGGCCGTTTCATCTCCCAGGACCCCATCGGCCACGCCGGTGGCCTCAACCTCTACCAGTACGCACTCAGCTCACCCACCACCTACACCGACCCCTCCGGCAACAACCCCCTCCTCGCCGGCTGCGTTGGTGGAGCACTCTTTGACGGCGCATTCGACTGGGGCATCCAGCGCCTCTCCGGCCGCAAGGTCAACTGGGGCCAAGTCGGCCGCGCCGCCGCTATGGGCTGCGCTTTCGGAATGCTCGGAGCCTGGGGCGGACTGAAATGGGCCAACCGTGGCGGATGCAACAGCTTCACCCCTGACACACCTGTCTTGATGGCGGACGGAACCCGCAAACCGATCAAGGGCATCAAGATCGGTGACAAGGTCCTCGCCACCGATCCGAAAACCGGTGAGACCAGTTCCCAGAGAGTCACCGCTCTCATTATCGGCGGCGGGGAGAAGCACCTCGTCGACATCACCATCGACAGCGATGGGCCTAAGCCAGAGAAGCTCACAGCCACGGACGGCCACCCCTTCTGGGTACCCCAGCTCCGCCAGTGGGTAGACGCCGCTGATTTGAAGGTGGGCCAGTGGCTGCAGACCAGTGCTGGCACGTATGTTCAGGTTTCCGCTGTAAGCCACCGTACTGAGCAACGTGCCGTCTACAACCTCACCATCGAGCGTCTTCACACCTACTATGCGCTGGCGGGTAACACTCCTCTGCTCGTGCACAACACAAGGTGCAGAACGCTCCCCTCGACCAACAACGATAAGTACGTCGTCCTGGGCGACTACGAAGACACCACTATCGCTATCAACTGGCCAGACCATGAAGTTCTCTTCATGAGGAACTGGAGCATTGACAGAAATGACGAGTTCATTCGCGGGGTCATAGAGAAGCGGCAGACGGTTTACCTTGGTACGCCCATCAATACTAAGTCCCTGGCGGGAGTGGACGGGTTCGATGAATCGGTTTACGCGCGCGAGCTGAATCAACTTCTCGACGCAGGGTACACGTTCTCCCGAGAGGGAACCTCTGTCTACGACTACATGATCCCGCCACCCCTCGGGTGA